Proteins encoded by one window of Emticicia oligotrophica DSM 17448:
- the rsmG gene encoding 16S rRNA (guanine(527)-N(7))-methyltransferase RsmG — translation MSDLSLITKYFPNLTETQIAQFGQLQELYRFWNSQINVVSRQDIENLYEKHILHSLGIAKVTKFKPGTEIMDVGTGGGFPGIPLAIMFPDCQFHLVDSIGKKIKVVTEVSQALGLKNLTAQHERAENVASDFDFIVSRAVTRLKPFYGWVKDKVTRNQFNDLKNGILYLKGGDLTEELEEYGGKYRLYDLADHFSEEFFETKKVVYVPF, via the coding sequence ATGTCTGATTTAAGTTTAATAACAAAATATTTTCCAAACTTGACCGAAACGCAAATTGCACAATTCGGTCAATTGCAAGAACTATATCGTTTCTGGAATTCACAAATAAATGTTGTTTCGCGACAAGATATTGAAAACCTTTACGAGAAACACATATTACACTCGCTTGGAATTGCAAAAGTCACAAAATTTAAGCCCGGTACAGAAATCATGGATGTAGGAACTGGCGGTGGCTTCCCGGGCATTCCCTTAGCGATTATGTTTCCAGATTGTCAGTTTCACTTAGTTGACTCTATTGGAAAAAAAATAAAGGTTGTCACTGAGGTTTCGCAAGCACTTGGTTTAAAAAACTTAACTGCCCAACACGAACGAGCAGAGAATGTGGCAAGCGACTTTGATTTTATTGTCAGTAGAGCCGTTACACGATTAAAACCTTTTTATGGATGGGTAAAAGATAAAGTTACTCGTAATCAGTTTAATGATTTAAAAAATGGCATATTGTATCTAAAAGGTGGTGACCTTACTGAAGAATTAGAGGAGTATGGCGGTAAATACAGATTATATGATTTAGCCGACCATTTTAGTGAAGAGTTTTTTGAGACTAAAAAGGTAGTTTATGTACCTTTCTAA
- a CDS encoding tyrosine-protein phosphatase → MFSFFKKKPQVSFAEMLKVDMHSHLIPGIDDGSPNIETSIQLIESLKAIGYQKIITTPHIMNDFHPNTSEIIINGLASLKNELESRKMSISIEAAAEYYLDADFEKLLLSNDILCFGSKKYVLIEMSFVAQTPNLEEIIFNLLMKGYQPILAHPERYNYWHNTPKIYKHIHDIGCLLQVNMLSLLGYYGKPTKNVALNLIKSELVDFLGTDLHHDRHLQVFIENTYNAELNDLIEKYPFKNASLI, encoded by the coding sequence ATGTTTTCATTTTTTAAAAAAAAACCTCAAGTTTCATTTGCCGAAATGTTAAAGGTAGATATGCATTCGCATCTAATACCTGGCATTGATGATGGTAGCCCTAATATTGAAACAAGTATTCAATTAATAGAAAGTTTAAAAGCTATTGGTTATCAGAAAATTATTACTACTCCACATATTATGAATGATTTCCACCCAAATACGAGTGAAATTATAATTAATGGATTAGCGTCTTTAAAAAATGAATTAGAGTCAAGAAAGATGTCGATTAGTATTGAAGCTGCGGCCGAGTACTATTTAGATGCTGATTTTGAGAAACTATTACTCTCGAATGATATATTGTGCTTTGGTAGCAAAAAATATGTGTTAATTGAGATGTCGTTTGTGGCACAAACACCTAATCTTGAAGAAATTATCTTCAATTTATTAATGAAAGGCTATCAACCAATTTTAGCCCACCCAGAACGATATAATTATTGGCATAATACTCCTAAGATATACAAACACATCCATGATATTGGTTGTTTATTACAAGTAAATATGCTTTCATTACTTGGCTATTATGGTAAACCGACAAAAAATGTTGCATTAAACCTAATAAAATCAGAATTAGTTGATTTTTTAGGAACTGACTTACATCATGATAGACATCTTCAAGTATTTATTGAAAACACATACAATGCTGAACTGAATGATTTGATTGAAAAATATCCCTTCAAAAATGCAAGTCTAATTTAA
- a CDS encoding glycosyltransferase, translating to MVFWHYLLPFVFFAALIIQLVYILGIFTGLLSHDDHEPDSEQKNKPGVSIIVAAWNELENLKELLPLLEAQDYPDFEIIVSDDRSVDGTYDYLLFNEGNFKKVKFVRIESLPSHFTAKKYAVTMGIKKASKEIILLTDADCRPSSNQWVATMVAQLSQGKDIVLGFSPYEYFDTRLNSLIRYETFQTALQYFSFALAKIPYMGIGRNLMYRRELFWVTNGFSSHHGLLGGDDDLFVNEASNKDNVAVCISSDTHMISEPKKTWSEWITQKRRHLSVGKRYKFRDKFLLGSLAISHLISWFWVLPAFFIKPDWFEAPEWSRIPTYLLDDHNLQDFYPYNDWMRLVTFVFFVWLLIRWIVLAKANNKLNNTISSWKIPYYDMLYAVYYLIFGLITLFSNPKKIKWR from the coding sequence ATGGTGTTTTGGCACTATTTACTACCGTTTGTTTTTTTTGCAGCATTAATTATTCAATTAGTATATATACTGGGAATTTTCACTGGTCTGCTTTCACATGATGACCATGAGCCCGATTCTGAACAAAAGAATAAGCCTGGAGTTTCGATAATTGTTGCAGCTTGGAATGAATTAGAAAATCTTAAAGAGCTTCTTCCCTTACTTGAAGCTCAGGATTATCCTGATTTTGAGATTATTGTTTCTGATGACCGCTCAGTAGATGGTACTTATGATTACTTACTGTTCAATGAAGGGAATTTTAAAAAAGTAAAATTTGTACGAATTGAAAGCCTCCCTTCTCATTTTACGGCTAAAAAATACGCTGTTACGATGGGTATTAAAAAAGCAAGTAAAGAAATTATCTTACTGACTGATGCCGACTGTCGTCCAAGCAGTAATCAATGGGTTGCTACGATGGTAGCTCAACTTTCTCAAGGAAAAGATATTGTTTTGGGTTTTTCTCCTTACGAATATTTTGATACCAGATTAAATTCACTTATTCGCTACGAAACCTTTCAAACTGCCTTACAATATTTTTCGTTTGCATTAGCTAAAATCCCATATATGGGTATTGGACGAAACCTAATGTATCGTCGTGAGTTATTTTGGGTAACTAATGGTTTTTCTAGTCATCATGGCCTTTTAGGGGGTGATGATGATTTATTCGTGAATGAAGCATCTAATAAAGATAATGTGGCGGTATGTATCAGTTCTGACACACACATGATTTCAGAGCCTAAGAAAACATGGAGCGAATGGATTACCCAAAAACGCCGTCATTTATCGGTTGGAAAACGATATAAATTCCGCGACAAATTTCTATTAGGCTCATTGGCAATTAGCCACCTGATTAGTTGGTTTTGGGTTCTACCTGCATTTTTTATCAAACCAGATTGGTTCGAAGCACCTGAATGGTCGAGAATACCTACTTATTTATTAGATGACCATAATTTGCAAGATTTTTATCCATATAATGATTGGATGAGATTAGTAACCTTTGTATTCTTTGTTTGGTTATTGATTCGTTGGATTGTTTTGGCCAAGGCAAATAATAAATTAAACAATACGATTAGCTCGTGGAAAATACCTTACTACGATATGCTTTATGCCGTATATTATCTTATTTTTGGTTTAATAACATTATTCTCAAATCCCAAAAAAATAAAATGGCGTTAA
- a CDS encoding undecaprenyl-phosphate glucose phosphotransferase, with product MRAVINKNRQKRLTVDIILLIASFYFAMLLVGKPLVGSQLLIPCILSFIWYFTSKYTNLYDDFRTTNFATEFVELLANISFQLVGIGFIYFTLNDNDHVRTITGLYIVFLTVLLGMKKYFIKQWKLYNWLTGHDIKNLLIVGSGEQGITFFETALKNKQFGYNPVGFVDDTFTKEKSDKYKGSLCELENVIEKHDIDELIVSLVEYNEEKIKSILRVADKFAVRVRILPEYLQLYSSKFRMDLFGNLPVITVREEPLEEFHWYALKTIFDVLVTSLIFIFVFSWLFPIIAIAIKLDSRGPVFFLQDRWGKDGKVFKCIKFRTMVHNASTKKNDGRFFQTVKNDKRITRVGAFLRKTNLDELPQFLNVFLGDMSVIGPRPHAVQHSIESKEQIENYLVRHLVKPGITGWAQVNGYRGETSNLFMMEKRVELDIWYIENWSFWLDVKVFIMTVYNMFKGDMMAY from the coding sequence ATGAGAGCAGTAATAAACAAAAACCGCCAAAAAAGGCTGACAGTAGATATAATTCTACTCATTGCTTCCTTTTATTTTGCCATGCTGTTGGTTGGAAAACCCTTAGTTGGTTCTCAACTCCTAATTCCTTGTATTTTATCTTTTATTTGGTACTTTACAAGTAAATACACAAACCTTTATGATGATTTTCGTACGACTAATTTTGCTACTGAATTTGTCGAATTATTAGCCAACATTTCATTCCAATTGGTGGGCATTGGCTTCATTTATTTTACCTTAAATGACAATGACCATGTAAGAACAATTACTGGTTTATATATTGTTTTCCTAACAGTATTGTTGGGCATGAAAAAGTATTTTATCAAACAATGGAAATTATATAATTGGTTAACCGGACATGATATAAAAAATTTACTAATCGTTGGTAGTGGTGAACAAGGGATTACCTTTTTTGAAACAGCACTGAAAAATAAACAATTTGGATATAATCCCGTTGGTTTTGTCGATGATACCTTCACCAAAGAAAAAAGCGATAAATACAAGGGTTCTTTATGTGAACTTGAGAATGTAATAGAAAAACACGATATCGATGAGTTAATCGTTAGTTTAGTAGAGTATAACGAAGAAAAAATTAAGTCTATTCTTAGGGTTGCCGATAAATTTGCCGTAAGAGTTAGAATTCTTCCTGAATACTTACAGCTTTATTCTAGCAAATTTAGAATGGATTTGTTTGGAAATTTACCAGTAATTACTGTTCGAGAAGAACCTTTAGAAGAATTTCATTGGTATGCACTTAAAACAATTTTTGATGTACTAGTAACCTCGCTTATATTTATTTTTGTCTTTAGTTGGTTGTTCCCAATTATTGCCATTGCAATAAAGTTAGATTCCAGAGGTCCTGTATTTTTCTTGCAGGATAGATGGGGTAAAGATGGCAAAGTGTTTAAGTGTATTAAGTTTAGAACGATGGTGCACAATGCAAGCACGAAGAAAAATGATGGTAGATTTTTCCAAACTGTAAAAAATGACAAAAGAATTACCCGAGTTGGTGCTTTTTTACGCAAAACCAATTTAGATGAACTTCCACAGTTTTTGAATGTTTTTCTAGGAGATATGTCTGTTATTGGTCCAAGACCTCACGCAGTTCAACATAGTATTGAAAGCAAAGAGCAAATTGAGAATTATTTGGTCAGACATTTGGTAAAACCAGGTATTACGGGTTGGGCTCAAGTAAACGGGTATCGTGGTGAGACATCTAATTTATTTATGATGGAGAAAAGAGTTGAGTTGGATATCTGGTATATTGAAAACTGGTCGTTTTGGCTTGATGTGAAAGTATTTATTATGACAGTTTATAATATGTTCAAAGGCGATATGATGGCCTATTGA
- the gmd gene encoding GDP-mannose 4,6-dehydratase has protein sequence MKKALITGITGQDGAYLAELLLAKGYEVHGIKRRSSLINTGRIDHIYEDLHKLGVKFILHYGDLSDSTNIIRIVQEVQPDEIYNLGAMSHVKVSFDEPEYTAQVDGIGTLRILEAVRLLGLTEKTKIYQASTSELYGLVQAVPQSETTPFYPRSPYAVAKLYGYWITVNYREAYNMFAVNGILFNHESPLRGETFVTRKITRAVSQIALGQEQKLFLGNLDAQRDWGHAKDYVEAMWLILQQDKPEDFVIATGITTRVRDFVKMAFNEVGIELSFEGEGVDEKGKVVACNDERYQLPIGSVVVEVDPKYFRPTEVDLLIGDPTKSQTVLGWKPKYDLPALVKDMMDSDMKLFSNK, from the coding sequence ATGAAAAAAGCCCTGATCACTGGTATTACAGGACAAGATGGAGCCTATTTGGCAGAATTATTATTAGCGAAAGGATATGAGGTGCACGGAATCAAACGCAGAAGTTCGTTAATCAACACTGGTCGTATTGATCATATTTATGAAGATTTACACAAGCTTGGTGTGAAGTTTATTTTACATTACGGCGATTTATCGGATTCTACCAATATTATTCGTATTGTACAAGAAGTTCAACCTGATGAGATTTATAATTTAGGTGCGATGTCGCATGTTAAAGTGTCATTTGATGAGCCTGAATATACTGCTCAAGTAGATGGTATTGGTACATTACGTATCCTAGAGGCCGTTAGACTTTTAGGATTAACTGAAAAAACTAAAATCTATCAGGCATCCACTTCAGAACTTTATGGTCTGGTTCAGGCGGTTCCGCAGTCAGAGACAACTCCTTTTTATCCACGTTCTCCATACGCTGTAGCTAAATTATATGGTTATTGGATTACGGTTAACTACCGTGAAGCTTACAATATGTTTGCGGTAAACGGTATTTTGTTCAACCATGAGTCGCCATTGCGTGGTGAAACTTTTGTAACTCGGAAAATTACTAGAGCGGTTTCGCAAATTGCTTTAGGCCAAGAACAGAAGTTATTCCTTGGAAATCTCGATGCTCAACGCGACTGGGGCCATGCCAAAGACTATGTGGAGGCCATGTGGTTGATTCTCCAGCAAGATAAACCTGAAGATTTTGTGATTGCTACAGGTATTACAACAAGGGTGAGAGATTTTGTGAAAATGGCTTTCAATGAAGTGGGTATTGAGCTTTCGTTTGAAGGCGAAGGTGTCGATGAGAAAGGAAAAGTTGTAGCATGTAATGATGAGCGTTATCAATTACCAATTGGTTCTGTAGTTGTAGAGGTTGACCCTAAATATTTCCGTCCAACTGAAGTTGATTTATTAATTGGTGACCCAACTAAATCTCAAACTGTATTAGGATGGAAACCTAAATATGATTTGCCTGCTTTAGTAAAAGATATGATGGATTCTGATATGAAATTATTTAGTAACAAATAA
- a CDS encoding response regulator — translation MEYFRKLTVLVIEDNMGDFILINEYLEEQITELTIKHAKNFSTAKQILEDKNNNFDIVLLDLSLPDKKGEELISEILLISSGIPVIVLTGYSDIEFGIKSMALGVSDYLLKDDITSVSLYKHIIYTIERKRKELELEESEKRYSDLFHLSPQPMWVYDSESLQFQDVNAAAIEHYGYSKSEFLAMTTSDILHKECEQYNLCISQELIEGSCRHKKKNGEIIQVELKRRNITFKGKESQIVVINDVTKIRDYIHTIEIQNSKLQEIAWMQSHVVRAPLARMMGIVNSIKDESLSELERQEFFTYFLDSAHELDKIIRDISEKTNEVKIIPE, via the coding sequence ATGGAATACTTTAGAAAACTTACTGTACTTGTGATTGAAGATAATATGGGCGATTTTATCTTAATAAATGAGTACCTTGAGGAACAGATTACAGAGCTTACTATCAAACATGCGAAGAATTTTTCAACAGCAAAACAGATTTTAGAAGACAAAAACAATAATTTTGATATAGTACTTTTAGATTTATCGTTGCCGGATAAGAAAGGCGAAGAATTGATTTCTGAAATACTTTTAATTTCATCTGGAATACCGGTAATCGTATTGACGGGCTATTCAGATATTGAATTTGGCATCAAGTCTATGGCCTTAGGTGTATCAGATTATTTATTAAAGGATGATATTACTTCGGTCTCTTTGTATAAACATATTATATATACGATTGAGCGAAAAAGAAAGGAATTAGAGCTTGAAGAGTCGGAAAAAAGGTATAGTGATTTATTTCATTTAAGTCCTCAACCTATGTGGGTATATGATTCTGAATCTTTACAGTTTCAAGATGTCAATGCTGCTGCAATTGAACACTATGGATACAGTAAAAGCGAGTTTTTAGCTATGACCACAAGTGATATTTTGCATAAAGAATGCGAGCAATATAATCTTTGTATAAGTCAAGAATTAATAGAAGGAAGCTGCCGACATAAAAAGAAAAATGGTGAAATCATTCAAGTAGAATTAAAACGTAGAAACATTACTTTTAAAGGGAAAGAATCTCAGATAGTAGTAATTAATGATGTTACTAAAATAAGAGACTATATTCATACAATTGAAATACAGAATTCAAAATTACAAGAGATAGCTTGGATGCAGTCTCACGTTGTAAGAGCTCCATTGGCAAGAATGATGGGAATTGTTAATTCTATAAAAGATGAGTCCCTATCTGAACTTGAAAGGCAAGAATTTTTTACTTACTTCTTAGATTCGGCACATGAATTAGATAAAATAATAAGAGATATTTCAGAAAAGACCAATGAAGTTAAAATAATACCTGAGTAG
- a CDS encoding PH domain-containing protein produces the protein MNERFSASTLKNPLMPDEVIFSEKGVTFKERKVLSSTENFVFYNDIAGVEIDSGMFFSTIRIKARAREQEIVIENFAKSDARKIKELILERARH, from the coding sequence ATGAACGAAAGATTTTCAGCAAGTACACTCAAAAACCCTTTAATGCCCGATGAAGTTATTTTCAGTGAAAAGGGTGTGACTTTCAAAGAAAGAAAAGTTTTAAGTAGCACCGAAAACTTTGTTTTCTATAACGATATTGCAGGCGTTGAAATAGACTCGGGGATGTTTTTTTCAACTATTAGAATCAAAGCAAGAGCTCGCGAACAAGAAATTGTAATTGAGAACTTTGCGAAGTCTGATGCACGAAAAATAAAAGAATTAATTCTTGAACGTGCAAGACACTGA
- a CDS encoding histidine kinase, with product MIKDKKPYHVLIIEDNIGDFTLITDFLAELMENVTITHATNFKDSKKILQENTNPFHVILLDLSLPDKGGELLISEIHELASECPIIVLTGYDNIEFSIKSLSLGVSDYLIKEEINVTLLYKSILYAIERKKSVLALAASEKRYSDLFHLSPQPMWVYSQDSRTFVQVNQAAIKKYGYSEEELLQMTFAEIGEEVEGSILMEVLNRDEKNQENVFVGRFTHYKKSKEALEVEIYCNQITINNTVCKSIIAFDITDKIQVINSLQLEKQQSARFQSQLLSSQLNPHFIFNTLNSFQYYILKGEIKDSLQNIAEFSQMMRQVLENSNSPYISFFDEITFLKSYIKISQKRIKQTLDFTIQISENFKWRSQFIPPMLLQPYVENAIIHGFSNANYPCKLMIDIGLDNGLVTCKVKDNGVGRKSSHSEKLSKANSNKKSMAMGINNKRIELLNEYSDRNFNVEIIDCYDDNQNPTGTEVIISFEQITDELG from the coding sequence ATGATTAAGGATAAAAAGCCATATCATGTACTAATTATTGAAGATAATATCGGAGATTTCACATTAATTACTGATTTTTTAGCAGAATTAATGGAAAATGTTACTATAACTCATGCCACAAACTTTAAAGATTCAAAAAAAATACTTCAAGAAAATACCAATCCTTTCCATGTTATTCTCTTAGACCTTTCATTGCCCGATAAAGGTGGTGAACTCCTAATTTCAGAAATTCATGAATTAGCCTCTGAGTGTCCAATCATTGTATTAACGGGCTACGATAATATTGAATTTAGCATCAAGTCACTATCGTTAGGTGTATCAGATTATTTGATAAAAGAGGAAATAAATGTTACTTTACTCTACAAAAGTATTTTATACGCCATTGAGCGTAAAAAATCAGTTTTGGCATTAGCCGCTTCAGAAAAACGTTATAGCGATCTCTTTCATCTTAGTCCACAACCAATGTGGGTTTACAGTCAGGATTCGAGAACCTTTGTACAAGTCAATCAAGCCGCCATTAAAAAATATGGTTATAGTGAAGAAGAATTATTACAAATGACTTTTGCAGAAATAGGAGAGGAAGTGGAAGGGTCTATACTTATGGAGGTACTGAATAGAGATGAAAAAAATCAGGAAAATGTATTTGTCGGCCGTTTTACGCATTATAAAAAGTCAAAAGAAGCATTGGAGGTAGAAATTTATTGTAACCAAATTACGATAAATAACACCGTTTGTAAATCAATTATTGCCTTTGATATTACCGATAAAATTCAAGTAATCAATTCGCTGCAATTAGAGAAACAGCAAAGTGCTCGCTTTCAGTCACAATTACTTAGTTCTCAATTGAACCCTCATTTTATCTTTAATACCCTAAATTCTTTTCAATATTATATTCTTAAAGGTGAGATAAAAGATTCATTACAAAATATCGCTGAGTTTTCGCAGATGATGCGACAAGTGCTCGAAAACTCAAATTCACCCTATATTTCTTTTTTTGATGAAATAACATTTCTAAAAAGTTATATCAAAATCTCTCAAAAAAGAATCAAGCAAACCTTAGATTTTACCATTCAAATTTCTGAAAATTTTAAATGGAGAAGCCAATTCATTCCACCAATGCTTCTACAACCTTATGTGGAAAATGCCATTATACATGGTTTTTCCAATGCAAATTATCCTTGCAAATTGATGATTGATATAGGCCTTGATAATGGTCTTGTTACTTGTAAAGTTAAAGATAATGGTGTGGGAAGAAAATCTTCACACTCAGAAAAATTAAGTAAGGCCAATTCAAATAAAAAATCGATGGCAATGGGTATCAATAATAAGCGAATCGAACTCTTAAACGAGTATTCTGACAGAAATTTTAATGTTGAAATTATTGATTGTTACGATGACAATCAAAATCCGACTGGCACTGAGGTTATTATAAGTTTTGAACAAATAACAGATGAGTTGGGATGA
- a CDS encoding response regulator, which yields MKPIHILLVEDNEGDILLTMDALEEGRISNKVSVIKDGNEAIDFLMQSGKYAAEDLPDLILLDVNLPKRNGHEVLSFIKNTESLKQIPVIMLTTSSSEIDIEKAYKGFANCYITKPFEVNDFITTVMKIADFWFSIVSLPPNSK from the coding sequence ATGAAACCCATTCATATACTTTTAGTGGAAGATAACGAAGGCGATATTTTACTCACTATGGATGCTTTAGAGGAAGGAAGAATTAGTAACAAAGTTAGTGTTATTAAAGATGGGAATGAAGCGATTGATTTTCTAATGCAATCTGGTAAATATGCTGCGGAAGATTTACCAGATTTGATTTTACTGGATGTTAATTTACCCAAGCGAAATGGTCATGAAGTGCTAAGTTTTATAAAAAATACAGAGTCACTCAAACAAATTCCTGTAATTATGCTCACCACCTCATCTTCAGAAATTGATATTGAGAAAGCTTACAAGGGGTTTGCTAATTGTTATATTACGAAGCCATTTGAAGTCAACGACTTCATAACAACCGTTATGAAAATTGCTGATTTTTGGTTTAGTATCGTTTCTTTACCTCCTAATTCAAAATAA